One Brassica napus cultivar Da-Ae chromosome A1, Da-Ae, whole genome shotgun sequence genomic region harbors:
- the LOC106441326 gene encoding protein ROH1-like: MAPATEFQGSFLSRISIRRNQIISMDVNHEQELEELEYFQKHVSERFSELISPSSPSDPILSIPWLQNLLDVFVSCETEFKGVLSTVRISKSPSLERLLSEMLERVLKALDICNAVVNGIDSVRQSRRLAEIVVTALKQRPLCDGSVRRAKRALTSLVIGLNGDVKDRSNGSGGSSNQQRTTFRSWSFGPRSNVTVVGGGGSSGHVSKNWSATKQIQGMVGNLVLPRGAEASGPAMPVYIMSSVMALVMWVLVAAVPCQTSNVLVAPLQLPKHQSWASAAVNIQERVGEEMKRKEKRFGGGGGGGLMEEMQRMEKIGLSLLEFTERFRFPAEETEEGEVAEKVEEMDEICRGMEVGLEDLQRQVREVFHGLVRSRLEIVSLLDQASSAI; the protein is encoded by the coding sequence ATGGCGCCGGCGACGGAGTTTCAAGGCTCATTCCTGAGCCGAATCAGCATCCGCCGCAACCAGATCATCTCCATGGACGTCAACCACGAGCAAGAGCTCGAAGAGCTCGAGTACTTTCAGAAACACGTCTCCGAGCGCTTCTCGGAGCTAATCTCTCCATCTTCGCCGTCTGATCCGATCCTCTCGATCCCGTGGCTACAGAACCTCCTGGACGTTTTCGTGTCCTGCGAAACGGAGTTCAAAGGGGTCCTGTCCACGGTTCGGATCTCGAAGTCGCCGTCTTTAGAGAGGCTTTTATCAGAAATGCTCGAGAGGGTTCTAAAGGCGCTTGATATATGTAACGCCGTTGTTAACGGTATTGATTCCGTTAGACAGAGTCGGCGTCTAGCGGAGATAGTCGTCACGGCGCTTAAACAGCGGCCGTTATGTGACGGAAGCGTTCGGAGAGCTAAGCGTGCGTTAACAAGCCTTGTCATTGGGTTGAATGGTGATGTGAAAGATAGGAGCAACGGAAGTGGAGGCAGTAGTAACCAGCAAAGGACAACGTTTAGGTCGTGGTCGTTTGGACCACGCAGCAACGTCACCGTAGTAGGAGGTGGAGGATCGTCTGGCCACGTCAGCAAGAACTGGTCTGCGACGAAGCAGATTCAGGGGATGGTTGGTAATCTCGTCCTGCCACGTGGAGCTGAAGCTTCAGGACCGGCGATGCCGGTTTATATAATGAGCAGTGTTATGGCTCTTGTGATGTGGGTGCTAGTAGCTGCGGTTCCTTGTCAGACAAGTAACGTTCTTGTGGCGCCGTTGCAGCTTCCTAAGCACCAGAGCTGGGCTAGCGCCGCGGTGAATATTCAGGAGAGGGTTGGTGAAGAGATGAAACGGAAGGAGAAGCGTtttggcggtggtggtggtggtgggttGATGGAGGAGATGCAGAGGATGGAGAAGATTGGGTTGTCTTTGTTGGAATTCACGGAGAGGTTTAGGTTTCCGGCAGAGGAAACGGAGGAGGGAGAAGTTGCGGAGAAAGTGGAAGAGATGGATGAGATTTGCCGAGGAATGGAAGTTGGATTGGAGGATTTGCAGAGACAAGTGAGAGAAGTGTTCCATGGATTGGTGAGAAGCAGGCTAGAGATTGTGTCTTTGcttgatcaagcttcttctgCGATCTAA
- the LOC106358932 gene encoding phosphatidylinositol 4-kinase gamma 4-like, with protein MASKFPGMENEILEVFPKLDEIPPGIAIKFEEMIRCFLQTKSKNPTLKQFRVYKHLREVYDDEGKLVCFFKTSRDAKKEAAVYILDHPLSGHRSGSSELIGFGGATPTVFIRTQDASGCLVSFVENDGVVGDHKPLVMINTLPQEIIKLSIFHLRFGNADCHDRNTVTKIDDQRVHRLTPVDHEECFTVTYAMRRLWWTVRKEAKEAYTDEVVGYVQGLDVDVDIAFLKRCGWEVPREVSVPYKIFTHFLKKGVEFKLTADHMAVLVQNIHKSTAFNLSNMLGDMTLEDEIFVQKSHEKIEARLRQYSERFL; from the exons ATGGCAAGCAAGTTTCCCGGAATGGAGAATGAAATACTCGAGGTCTTCCCCAAACTTGATGAGATTCCACCTGGAATTGCAATAAAGTTTGAAGAAATGATTCGATGCTTTCTACAGACTAAAAGCAAGAATCCTACACTCAAGCAGTTTAGAGTTTATAAACACCTCCGAGAGGTCTATGATGATGAAGGCAAGCTTGTCTGTTTCTTTAAGACTTCCAGAGATGCAAAGAAAGAAGCAGCAGTGTACATTCTGGATCATCCACTTTCTGGACACCGTTCCGGTTCTTCCGAACTAATAGGCTTTGGTGGTGCCACACCCACAGTCTTCATCAGGACACAGGATGCTTCCGGGTGTTTGGTATCGTTCGTGGAGAATGATGGCGTGGTTGGTGATCACAAACCTTTGGTGATGATCAACACTCTTCCTCAAGAGATCATTAAGCTGTCCATTTTCCATCTGCGCTTCGGAAATGCAGACTGTCACGACAGGAACACGGTCACGAAGATTGATGATCAACGTGTGCACCGTCTGACTCCGGTTGATCATGAGGAGTGTTTCACAGTTACT TATGCTATGCGAAGACTGTGGTGGACTGTGAGGAAGGAGGCGAAAGAAGCTTATACTGATGAAGTGGTGGGTTACGTGCAAGGGCTCGACGTTGATGTAGACATTGCATTCTTGAAGAGATGCGGTTGGGAAGTACCACGGGAGGTCTCGGTTCCATACAAGATATTTACTCATTTTCTGAAGAAAGGGGTCGAGTTTAAACTCACTGCAGATCATATGGCGGTTCTTGTCCAGAATATTCACAAGTCTACCGCATTTAACCTTAGCAACATGCTAGGTGATATGACGCTAGAAGATGAGATCTTTGTGCAAAAATCACATGAGAAGATTGAAGCCCGACTCAGACAATATTCTGAGAGGTTCCTCTGA
- the LOC106374479 gene encoding probable cysteine protease RDL6 produces the protein MGFARSACMTILFLLIIFFLSPSSAVDIPVVSHSGRRSNVEVGFIFQTWLSTHGKSYVNALGERQRRFEIFKDNLRFVDQHNAKNLSYQLGLTRFADLTVEEYGGLLSGRHDNEPIQRARRVSHRYVSLPGDQLPESVDWRKEGAVTAVKDQGSCSSCWAFSSVAAVEGINKIVTGELISLSEQQLVDCNTGNYGCDGRGYMDISFKFLINNNIGLVSQIDYPYKAVQGNCNHNEKSANKVVKIDGYEDLPVNDEMSLKKAVAHQPVSVGIDKKSREFMLYKSGVYNGPCGTQLDHAVVIVGYGSENGQDYWIVKNSWGTIWGEAGFGKMARNIQDPAGICGITLVASYPIKK, from the exons ATGGGTTTTGCTAGATCAGCTTGCATGACAATCCTCTTTCTTTTGATAATATTCTTTCTTTCGCCGTCTTCGGCCGTGGACATTCCCGTCGTATCCCACAGTGGTCGCCGGAGCAACGTCGAGGTTGGGTTCATCTTCCAAACGTGGTTGTCCACTCACGGGAAGAGTTATGTCAATGCTCTCGGAGAGAGGCAACGGCGTTTTGAGATCTTTAAGGACAATCTTCGTTTTGTCGACCAACACAACGCTAAGAACCTCAGTTACCAGCTAGGTTTGACTCGGTTTGCTGACCTAACCGTTGAAGAGTACGGAGGTCTTTTGTCTGGACGCCATGATAACGAACCGATACAAAGGGCTCGCAGAGTCAGTCATAGGTACGTGTCACTTCCCGGAGATCAGCTCCCAGAGTCCGTTGACTGGAGAAAAGAAGGTGCAGTGACGGCGGTTAAAGACCAAGGCTCTTGCA GTAGCTGCTGGGCATTCTCCTCAGTAGCAGCTGTGGAGGGAATAAACAAGATCGTGACAGGAGAGTTAATCTCACTCTCCGAGCAACAATTGGTTGATTGCAACACCGGTAATTACGGTTGTGATGGAAGAGGCTATATGGACATATCTTTTAAGTTCCTTATCAATAACAATATTGGTCTTGTTTCCCAAATTGATTATCCATACAAGGCCGTTCAAGGCAACTGTAACCACAACGAG AAGAGTGCAAACAAGGTCGTTAAAATTGACGGCTACGAGGATTTGCCAGTGAATGATGAGATGTCTTTAAAGAAAGCGGTTGCTCACCAGCCCGTGAGTGTTGGCATTGACAAAAAATCCCGAGAATTCATGCTCTATAAATCG GGTGTATATAATGGACCTTGCGGGACACAGCTTGACCATGCGGTTGTTATCGTGGGGTACGGTAGTGAGAACGGTCAAGACTATTGGATCGTGAAGAACTCATGGGGAACGATATGGGGAGAAGCTGGCTTCGGTAAGATGGCTCGTAACATTCAAGATCCAGCAGGTATATGTGGAATCACGCTGGTTGCTTCATATCCTATCAAGAAGTAG
- the LOC106441277 gene encoding F-box protein At5g25290-like, with protein MNSPDQHRSLKLTIPQSSRSPGLMLFPRDGGCVLYDPIEGNIQTNLGDFPGCRFLANSGNWLLVLDSGSNLYIIDVFSKETIPLPSLESIESADCIVKRVGDREFIRDESGAIYGDLSADVVRGLLWVSESGKEYVVVWLFDLPGHSYMSFCKNGDSHYTDIPLVFDDYAFHKYDGLSDMVLCGTRLYVSTSRRFVRVFDLSGPQGFFKDITGQIPFPMLSHHDYAYDSSIAVTTSSGEVLLVESDPSSRTWFRLYKKDPDVEDPDHACHTVTEVHSLGGEALLLDLGFAVPANKALGIEPDSIYFTRHFRPCHCSPRDLDICVYNLATKTLHRYHNLNKMDLMDARWFLPSGN; from the coding sequence ATGAATTCGCCGGATCAACATCGGAGTTTAAAGCTGACGATCCCCCAGTCAAGCAGATCTCCAGGGCTGATGCTTTTTCCGAGAGACGGTGGTTGTGTGCTGTACGACCCTATAGAAGGCAATATCCAGACTAACCTGGGAGACTTTCCAGGGTGTAGGTTCCTGGCAAACTCGGGCAACTGGCTCTTGGTGTTAGATTCTGGATCCAATTTATATATCATAGACGTGTTTAGTAAGGAAACGATCCCTCTTCCATCTCTAGAGTCGATTGAGTCAGCTGATTGTATTGTCAAGCGCGTGGGAGATAGAGAATTTATAAGGGATGAGTCTGGCGCTATTTACGGGGATCTGAGTGCTGATGTGGTGAGGGGACTTTTGTGGGTTTCGGAGAGTGGAAAAGAGTACGTCGTGGTGTGGCTCTTCGACCTCCCTGGCCACTCTTACATGAGCTTCTGCAAGAATGGGGATTCTCATTACACTGACATTCCTCTCGTTTTCGATGACTATGCCTTTCACAAGTATGATGGCTTGTCGGATATGGTGCTATGTGGTACCCGCCTCTACGTCTCAACAAGTCGTCGTTTTGTTCGAGTCTTTGATCTGTCTGGACCGCAAGGTTTCTTCAAGGACATTACCGGTCAAATACCATTCCCAATGCTTTCTCATCATGATTACGCCTACGATTCTAGCATTGCGGTTACAACATCATCAGGAGAGGTTTTGTTGGTTGAGAGTGATCCATCCAGTAGGACCTGGTTCCGCCTCTACAAGAAGGATCCTGATGTAGAAGACCCAGATCACGCCTGCCACACGGTTACTGAGGTACATTCTCTTGGTGGTGAGGCTCTGCTTCTTGACTTGGGTTTTGCTGTGCCTGCTAACAAGGCCCTTGGTATCGAACCAGACTCCATCTATTTCACCCGTCACTTTCGTCCCTGCCATTGCTCACCTCGCGACCTTGACATCTGTGTGTACAATCTTGCAACGAAGACCCTCCATCGCTATCACAATCTTAACAAGATGGATCTCATGGATGCTCGATGGTTTCTCCCTTCTGGGAATTAA
- the LOC106441315 gene encoding RRP12-like protein, whose product MAAVEAEHRNRADEADEIFFKDGDSDICQQLMDRYAKSSASQHRHLVATAAAMRSILTSESLPPSPPAYFAAAISSLDSSTEDPMAVSALLTFLSIVVPLVPDGGISAAMAREAVGVLVKPIDGEGEKLGVASLRAGVKCIGTLLVGFCDVDDWESIRIGFGSLLKFSIDKRPKVRRCAQECLEKLFGSLRSSTVIKEASDTLYVLLKEHKPVLSELSSKKIVEGSKVESALKAENAEAAHVLNVLSATVPFLSAEVSFSVFSELCKLMGSHFSPLTRQILKAIDTIFKSSEDTVVVPEIEGVITSLTSYVSLHEKNPADTVLHVSTLLKSALEKANSVESTLCLRQLPLVCGSLGGLLTSEEDVASQASVIIKDLISSYIDTNNLLAEGSLSSEDEDNLTGGNNINAARSVCSVFESTLNSCDGIPKEHILTVTALLIEKLGDLSYILAKDIILKLADMMENATEDTASSQYVQQCIGAAVVAMGPVKLLTLLPITLHAESHSCTNAWLIPILRRHIVGASLEYYVDYIVPLANSLMLTSKEAKKSGHGKKLRACGHELLKLLPAFCNYPIDVPQKFGSLVKLMVKFIKKKSFMHEAVAVSLQMLVNQNKRKPKPSTDMDDKENANISEDAKPEVDGRFHYSKKASVKNMKTLASSSAELLQTLVDVLTASGTQISADFKVAIGCLASTLDSSVRKKILISLLNKFDPAGESEIEGQVDQSNDSIDEEKDNRSATKTQLKRSAVLDLASSFVEGAKEDLIELIYNLVRQSFQATDEADLRGAYNTLSRILEEHGWFCSSHFAEVIEMLLSHKTPDDEASSKSRFACFHVLMAHGIQSSSEEENEKAFLILNEMILTLKDGKEEHRKAACDALVMVYTTLKDSSSMNSDELCPKLINMISGYISGTSPHIRSGAVSALSVLIYKDPEICLSSPELLSSVLSLLHTKSIEIIKAVLGFVKVLVSTSEAQDLQRLLQNLLYEILPWSSVSRHYFKSKVTIIVEIMIRKCGTRAVQLATPDEHKSFLQTVLENRSSKAKDKDETNDSQTTSIDSSREPRKRNYREASSETTARQDGGKEHKNFKRHKSTHHSDTNGRRTGPKRPGNRNFGKHREASGNNHKSVKDTRKPNRFRKAS is encoded by the exons ATGGCCGCCGTCGAAGCAGAGCACCGAAACAGAGCAGACGAAGCCGACGAGATCTTCTTCAAAGATGGCGACTCCGATATCTGCCAGCAGCTCATGGACCGTTACGCGAAGTCCTCCGCCTCGCAGCACCGTCACCTCGTCGCCACCGCCGCCGCAATGCGTTCAATCCTCACATCGGAGTCTCTTCCTCCGTCTCCTCCTGCTTACTTCGCAGCTGCTATATCTTCCTTGGATTCTTCGACGGAGGATCCAATGGCGGTTTCTGCTCTGCTCACGTTCTTGTCTATAGTCGTTCCTCTCGTTCCCGACGGAGGAATCTCGGCTGCTATGGCTCGTGAGGCTGTGGGGGTTCTTGTGAAGCCAATTGATGGAGAAGGGGAGAAGCTAGGAGTTGCTAGCTTGAGAGCTGGTGTGAAGTGTATTGGGACTTTGCTTGTTGGGTTTTGCGATGTGGATGATTGGGAATCTATTCGAATTGGGTTTGGTTCACTTCTCAAATTCTCTATTGATAAACGTCCAAAG GTTAGAAGATGCGCTCAAGAGTGTTTGGAGAAGCTATTTGGTTCCTTACGGTCATCTACCGTTATCAAGGAAGCAAGTGATACGTTATATGTTCTACTTAAAGAACATAAGCCTGTCTTGTCTGAACTAAGCTCGAAAAAGATTGTGGAAGGTTCTAAGGTTGAGTCAGCTTTGAAAGCTGAGAACGCAGAGGCTGCACATGTGCTAAATGTTCTCAGTGCTACAGTTCCATTTCTCTCTGCGGAAGTTAGTTTTAGTGTTTTCTCGGAACTTTGTAAGCTTATGGGGTCTCATTTCTCGCCGCTGACGAGGCAGATTCTCAAAGCGATTGATACTATCTTCAAGAGTTCAGAAGATACAGTTGTTGTTCCTGAGATTGAAGGAGTCATAACTTCGTTAACTAGTTATGTATCTTTACACGAGAAGAATCCTGCTGACACTGTCCTGCATGTGAGCACCTTGTTGAAAAGTGCTTTGGAGAAAGCCAACTCAGTGGAATCGACATTGTGTCTAAGGCAACTTCCACTAGTTTGTGGGTCATTGGGAG GTCTTCTGACTTCCGAGGAAGATGTTGCATCCCAGGCCTCAGTTATAATTAAAGATTTGATCAGCAGCTACATTGATACAAATAATCTTCTGGCCGAGGGAAGCTTGTCTAGTGAAGATGAGGATAACTTAACCGGTGGAAACAATATAAATGCAGCAAGAAGTGTGTGTAGTGTCTTTGAGAGTACACTTAACTCATGTGATGGTATTCCAAAGGAGCACATTTTAACCGTCACAGCTCTTTTGATTGAGAAACTTG GAGATCTTTCATATATTCTCGCAAAGGATATCATTTTAAAGCTTGCAGACATGATGGAAAATGCAACTGAAGATACTGCTAGCTCACAATAT GTTCAACAATGCATTGGGGCTGCAGTGGTTGCCATGGGGCCAGTGAAGCTACTAACACTTCTTCCTATCACCCTTCATGCTGAGAGTCACTCATGCACAAATGCTTGGCTTATTCCCATCTTAAGAAGACATATTGTTGGGGCATCTCTTGAATATTATGTCGACTACATTGTTCCCCTTGCAAACTCATTGATGCTTACTTCTAAAGAAG CTAAAAAGTCAGGTCACGGCAAAAAGTTGCGTGCATGTGGTCATGAGCTGCTGAAACTGTTACCTGCCTTTTGTAACTACCCAATTGATGTGCCCCAGAAATTTGGATCTTTAGTGAAGCTGATGGTTaagtttataaagaaaaaatcttTCATGCATGAAGCCGTGGCCGTTTCTCTGCAG aTGCTTGTAAATCAGAATAAAAGAAAACCTAAGCCCAGTACAGATATGGACGACAAagaaaacgccaatataagtgaAGATGCCAAACCGGAGGTTGATGGTAGATTTCACTATTCGAAGAAGGCTTCAGTGAAAAACATGAAGACTTTGGCATCAAGCTCGGCAGAGCTGCTTCAAACTCTTGTCGATGTATTAACTGCCTCAGGCACGCAGATCAGTGCAGACTTTAAG GTTGCAATTGGATGCTTAGCTTCTACTCTGGATTCTTCAGTGAGGAAAAAGATTCTAATTTCCTTGCTAAATAAGTTTGATCCTGCTGGTGAAAGCGAGATTGAAGGACAGGTCGATCAGTCTAATGATTCAATTGATGAAGAGAAAGACAATCGCAGTGCTACAAAGACACAGTTAAAGAG GAGTGCTGTGCTGGATCTTGCATCTTCATTTGTTGAAGGAgccaaagaagatcttattgaattgatatataaTCTTGTCCGCCAAAGTTTTCAG GCCACTGATGAGGCTGATCTTCGTGGGGCGTATAATACACTGAGCAGAATTCTAGAG GAACATGGCTGGTTTTGTTCATCTCATTTTGCAGAGGTGATAGAGATGTTACTCAGTCATAAAACTCCGGACGATGAAGCATCTTCTAAAAGTCGATTTGCATGTTTCCACGTCCTAATGGCTCATGGAATTCAG TCAAGCTCCGAGGAGGAGAATGAGAAGGCTTTCCTTATCCTGAACGAGATGATCCTTACACTTAAAGAT GGGAAAGAAGAACACAGGAAAGCAGCTTGTGATGCACTGGTTATGGTATATACCACCTTGAAAGATTCATCATCTATGAACAGTGATGAACTCTGTCCCAAACTGATTAACATG ATAAGTGGTTATATCTCTGGAACATCACCGCACATAAGGAGTGGAGCAGTGTCTGCGTTATCTGTCTTGATATACAAAGACCCTGAGATCTGCCTGTCGTCACCAGAGCTTCTTTCCTCTGTTCTATCATTGCTTCACACCAAATCCATTGAGATTATAAAA GctgttttgggttttgtgaaagTTTTAGTCTCGACATCTGAAGCCCAGGACTTGCAGAGACTACTGCAGAACCTCTTGTATGAGATTCTCCCCTGGTCGTCTGTTTCAAGACACTATTTTAAATCAAAG GTAACGATCATAGTTGAGATTATGATAAGGAAGTGTGGCACCCGCGCAGTCCAGCTAGCGACACCAGACGAGCACAAAAGTTTCCTTCAGACAGTTTTAGAG AACCGTTCGAGCAAAGCAAAAGACAAAGACGAAACCAATGATTCACAGACTACATCCATCGACTCCTCGAGAGA GCCAAGGAAAAGAAATTACAGAGAAGCTTCATCAGAAACAACAGCCAGACAAGACGGTGGCAAAGAACACAAGAACTTCAAACGTCACAAGAGCACACATCATTCAGACACTAATGGAAGAAGAACAGGACCAAAGCGCCCCGGTAACAGAAACTTCGGCAAACATAGGGAAGCTTCTGGAAACAATCACAAGTCAGTAAAAGACACACGGAAGCCTAACAGATTCAGGAAGGCATCATGA
- the LOC106441299 gene encoding F-box protein At5g25290-like yields the protein MTISSSLKRSCSSPDLRPSSKRTIPQSSGSPGVMLFPKDGGCVLYNPKEGTFQRKLGDFSGCRFLANSGNWLLLLDSGSNLYIVDAFSEKKMRLPSLESIDSADCIVKCVGDRKFIRQDSDSIFSDLSADVVRGLLWVSESGKEYVVVWLFDLPGHSYMSFCKNGDTHYTDIPLFHHQDLHWLDGLSEMVLWGTRLYLSTNRRYVRVLDLSGPQGFFKDITDGIPFPMLSADMSCDSSIAVTTSGQVLLVESDPCNRTCFRLYKKNPDIENPDLFGHTVTEVDSLNGEALLLDLGYTVPANKALGIEPDSIYFTRHYRPCQCASPDLDICVFNLATKSLDRYPDLDKMDLIDARWFLPSGN from the coding sequence ATGACGATATCATCTTCCCTCAAACGAAGCTGTAGCTCGCCGGATCTACGTCCCAGTTCTAAGCGGACGATCCCCCAGTCAAGCGGATCTCCAGGGGTGATGCTTTTTCCGAAAGACGGTGGTTGTGTGCTGTACAACCCGAAAGAAGGCACGTTCCAAAGGAAACTGGGAGACTTTTCAGGGTGTCGATTCCTGGCAAACTCGGGTAACTGGCTTTTGTTGTTAGATTCAGGATCCAATTTGTACATCGTAGATGCGTTTAGCGAGAAAAAGATGCGTCTTCCGTCTCTAGAGTCGATTGATTCAGCTGATTGTATTGTCAAGTGCGTGGGAGATAGAAAGTTTATAAGGCAAGATTCTGACAGTATTTTCAGCGATCTGAGTGCTGATGTGGTGAGGGGACTTTTGTGGGTTTCGGAGAGTGGAAAAGAGTACGTCGTGGTGTGGTTGTTCGACCTCCCTGGACACTCTTACATGAGCTTCTGCAAGAATGGGGATACTCATTACACTGACATTCCACTGTTTCACCACCAAGACTTGCACTGGTTAGATGGCTTGTCGGAGATGGTGCTATGGGGTACCCGTCTTTATCTCTCAACAAATCGTCGTTATGTTCGAGTCCTAGATCTGTCTGGACCGCAAGGTTTCTTCAAAGACATTACCGATGGTATACCATTCCCAATGCTTTCTGCGGATATGTCCTGCGATTCTAGCATTGCGGTTACAACATCAGGGCAGGTTCTGTTGGTTGAGAGTGATCCATGCAATAGGACCTGCTTCCGCCTCTACAAGAAGAATCCTGATATTGAAAACCCTGATCTCTTCGGCCACACGGTTACTGAGGTAGATTCTCTTAATGGTGAGGCCCTGCTTCTTGACTTGGGTTACACTGTGCCTGCTAACAAGGCCCTTGGTATTGAACCTGACTCCATTTATTTCACCCGTCACTATCGTCCCTGCCAATGTGCATCTCCCGACCTTGACATCTGTGTGTTCAATCTTGCAACCAAGTCCCTTGATCGCTATCCCGATCTTGACAAGATGGATCTCATTGATGCTCGATGGTTTCTCCCTTCTGGGAATTAA